A genomic stretch from Deltaproteobacteria bacterium HGW-Deltaproteobacteria-18 includes:
- the prsT gene encoding PEP-CTERM system TPR-repeat protein PrsT: MIRSAVFAIVLMLCVGLAGCKGHTSESLNAEGEALFKQGNYNGAIVHYKNALEKEPNFVAARFNLGLAYIETGKMDQAEREFQKVLLQNPYDGRVNFQLGRIANFQNKPAEAVPLIMAYLKDHPDDAAALEQLAISATISGDPASAREHLERALAVEPGRISAKLGLVQIFMVQGDRGAARSMLEELLVQEPDNRTALHALAQLETQEKDPEAMLDVYSRISSIYPSDLFARYKEGSLLMNRGEGEKVKASAEAMLRDYPDNAEGHRLMGLYLFREGKFDEAATYLGKSLRIKPDLETYYLLGLVYYNLDNLELAVTQFQTVLDYSPGFVQARIMQGEIFLRQGRGPEAMVVAEKLISGSPDDFRGHVLKGDALMIQGKAHEALTELELAIGLAPSHYGLLLKTGLLKLSLGDSRGEDDLMSAIKISPEGVDARMALHSYYFRNGRTDEALAVLSEGLNGSRNDAVLYNSLAKASLGRKDAEGAEEYLAKARAADPAFLQTYYHGAIAKLFRNKPDEAITQYDLALGYAPDDLRALIASAAVLEKQGKFDEARVRLEKARATKDTGAILMLSSFLQRNGKSDEALAVLDEERTQQPKNMVLVQGMAKLHVARKEMDKAMALYGQLEQIDPYAGTVERMRAWMAAGDLDKAEESARRLMQLKPDEAQACLPLANILGLRKDRTEAENLLVKAWALEPLNGQIGVVLGEFQLRGREAKKAIATFDQVLAQFPTNVHALTGKGMALQMLGRNDEAARMYLQAVQARHNHVPALNNLAMIWADDETKSVQAVNLAMAAFVLASNDPAILDTLGYALIRNKRPEEALGVFARALLLAPGNPGILYHQGLAQAELGRTSEARATLGVALAETDFAEREDAEKLLRTLSGK; the protein is encoded by the coding sequence ATGATCAGATCTGCCGTATTCGCGATTGTGCTCATGCTCTGCGTCGGACTTGCAGGCTGCAAGGGGCATACCAGCGAATCTCTCAACGCCGAAGGGGAGGCCCTTTTCAAGCAAGGCAACTATAATGGGGCGATCGTCCATTATAAAAATGCGCTGGAGAAGGAACCCAATTTTGTAGCTGCGCGATTCAACCTCGGACTGGCTTATATCGAAACAGGCAAGATGGATCAGGCCGAGCGGGAGTTTCAGAAAGTTCTGCTGCAGAATCCCTATGACGGACGAGTCAATTTTCAGCTGGGCCGGATCGCCAATTTTCAGAACAAGCCTGCCGAGGCCGTGCCCCTGATCATGGCCTATCTGAAGGATCATCCGGATGATGCCGCCGCCCTGGAGCAATTGGCCATTTCGGCCACGATCTCCGGAGATCCCGCCAGCGCTCGGGAGCATCTGGAAAGGGCCCTGGCCGTCGAGCCCGGCCGGATTTCGGCCAAGTTGGGCCTGGTTCAGATTTTCATGGTTCAGGGAGACAGGGGCGCAGCCCGCTCGATGCTCGAAGAATTGCTGGTCCAGGAACCCGACAACCGGACGGCTTTGCACGCATTGGCGCAGCTTGAGACCCAGGAGAAGGATCCCGAAGCCATGCTCGATGTGTACTCCCGCATCTCCTCCATTTATCCCTCCGATCTTTTTGCCCGCTACAAGGAAGGCAGCCTTCTCATGAACAGGGGTGAAGGGGAGAAGGTCAAGGCGTCGGCCGAAGCCATGCTGAGAGATTACCCCGACAACGCCGAAGGGCACCGGCTCATGGGGCTGTATCTCTTCCGCGAAGGCAAATTCGACGAGGCCGCGACGTACCTCGGCAAATCCCTGCGCATCAAACCTGATCTGGAAACGTACTACCTGTTGGGTCTTGTCTATTACAACCTCGATAATCTGGAACTGGCGGTGACCCAATTCCAGACCGTGCTCGATTACAGTCCCGGCTTCGTGCAGGCGAGGATCATGCAAGGCGAGATCTTTCTGCGTCAGGGGCGTGGACCGGAGGCGATGGTCGTGGCTGAAAAGCTGATCAGCGGGAGCCCGGATGATTTTCGCGGCCATGTTCTCAAGGGCGATGCCCTGATGATTCAGGGGAAGGCCCATGAAGCGCTGACCGAACTCGAACTGGCGATCGGATTGGCGCCATCCCATTATGGATTGCTGCTTAAAACGGGACTGCTCAAGCTCTCCCTGGGGGATTCTCGCGGAGAGGACGATTTGATGAGTGCGATAAAGATTTCGCCCGAGGGCGTTGATGCGCGCATGGCTCTGCACTCGTATTATTTCAGAAATGGCCGGACGGACGAGGCTTTGGCCGTGCTGAGCGAAGGCCTGAACGGGAGCAGGAACGACGCTGTGCTCTACAACTCCCTGGCCAAGGCTTCGCTGGGGCGCAAGGACGCCGAGGGGGCCGAGGAGTATCTGGCCAAGGCACGGGCCGCGGATCCGGCTTTCCTCCAGACCTATTATCACGGCGCCATTGCCAAGCTTTTCCGGAACAAGCCCGATGAGGCCATTACGCAGTATGACTTGGCTCTGGGTTATGCTCCGGACGATTTGCGCGCCCTCATTGCCTCGGCGGCGGTCCTTGAGAAACAGGGGAAGTTCGACGAGGCCCGGGTTCGACTGGAAAAAGCACGCGCCACGAAGGACACCGGGGCGATCCTCATGCTTTCGAGTTTTCTGCAACGAAACGGAAAAAGCGACGAGGCCCTGGCGGTTCTGGACGAGGAACGAACGCAGCAACCCAAGAACATGGTCCTTGTCCAGGGCATGGCCAAGCTGCATGTCGCACGCAAGGAGATGGACAAAGCCATGGCCTTGTACGGCCAGCTTGAACAGATCGACCCCTATGCCGGGACTGTGGAGCGGATGAGGGCGTGGATGGCTGCCGGAGATCTGGACAAAGCCGAGGAAAGTGCTCGGCGCCTGATGCAGTTGAAGCCGGACGAGGCTCAGGCCTGCCTGCCGTTGGCGAATATTCTCGGGTTGCGCAAGGACCGGACGGAGGCAGAGAACTTGCTGGTCAAGGCATGGGCGCTGGAACCCTTGAACGGTCAGATCGGCGTCGTGCTGGGCGAGTTTCAACTGCGTGGCCGGGAGGCAAAGAAGGCGATTGCCACCTTCGATCAGGTTTTGGCGCAATTCCCCACCAACGTTCATGCCCTGACCGGGAAGGGCATGGCTCTGCAGATGCTGGGCAGGAATGACGAAGCAGCCAGGATGTATCTCCAGGCCGTTCAGGCCCGGCACAACCATGTCCCCGCCTTGAACAATCTGGCGATGATCTGGGCTGATGACGAGACGAAAAGTGTTCAGGCCGTGAATTTGGCCATGGCGGCCTTTGTTCTCGCAAGCAATGACCCCGCCATTCTCGACACTCTCGGCTACGCCCTGATCCGCAACAAACGCCCGGAGGAGGCTCTGGGTGTATTCGCGCGGGCCTTGCTTCTTGCCCCGGGCAATCCCGGGATCCTCTATCATCAGGGCTTGGCCCAGGCCGAACTGGGCCGAACAAGCGAGGCCAGAGCAACCCTTGGAGTGGCTCTGGCCGAGACCGATTTCGCGGAACGCGAGGACGCCGAAAAACTACTGCGCACCTTGAGCGGGAAGTAG
- a CDS encoding outer membrane lipoprotein-sorting protein: MHTHTLIPKYFLVCSILIWGFAHPAVPAHAQPSGQELAQLVHDRYVGDNSVSRQTMELIPAEGQKRVRQLNVSVLEKNGARSTLLRFTAPADIQGTGFLAVEDGQGGTAQFLYLPALNRTRRIVAGQKSRSFVNTDFTYEDMERRPVDDSEHTIVGDESLNKVRCWILESRPKTGTNSQYTSIRTWVAQDMLLPLRVDFFTGGETPVKRYAVLQLENIQNIWTETKVVMEDLPSGHKTTLETTSIQYNTGVLDSMFTQQALERW, encoded by the coding sequence ATGCATACCCATACCCTGATCCCGAAATATTTCCTTGTCTGCTCGATCCTTATCTGGGGTTTTGCACATCCGGCCGTCCCGGCCCACGCCCAGCCTTCAGGCCAGGAACTGGCCCAGTTGGTCCATGACCGCTACGTGGGCGACAACTCCGTCTCCCGCCAAACCATGGAACTCATTCCGGCTGAGGGACAAAAGCGCGTTCGCCAGTTGAACGTTTCCGTCCTGGAAAAAAACGGTGCACGCTCAACCCTGCTTCGCTTCACGGCCCCTGCGGATATCCAGGGGACAGGCTTTCTGGCCGTCGAGGACGGCCAAGGGGGGACGGCCCAGTTCCTCTATCTGCCAGCCCTGAACAGAACGCGACGCATCGTGGCTGGGCAAAAGAGCCGCAGCTTCGTGAACACCGATTTCACTTACGAGGACATGGAGCGAAGACCTGTTGATGATTCCGAACACACCATTGTTGGCGATGAATCCCTGAACAAGGTACGGTGCTGGATCTTGGAGAGCCGCCCCAAAACAGGCACAAACTCCCAGTACACCTCGATCCGAACCTGGGTGGCCCAGGATATGCTCCTGCCTTTGCGGGTGGATTTCTTTACCGGCGGCGAGACCCCGGTCAAACGCTACGCCGTGCTCCAACTGGAGAACATCCAGAACATCTGGACCGAGACCAAGGTGGTCATGGAAGACCTCCCTTCCGGCCATAAAACAACCCTGGAGACAACAAGTATCCAATACAATACAGGAGTATTGGACAGCATGTTCACACAACAGGCTCTCGAGAGATGGTAA